A DNA window from Methanococcus voltae PS contains the following coding sequences:
- the glgP gene encoding alpha-glucan family phosphorylase, with the protein MNKKEETSKIAYFSMEFAIDQALKTYAGGLGFLAGSLFKAANRANYPMVGVSILWSYGYYDQMRDIEGRMVIGKTRKFHDYLVDIDVKVPLEINRSKLWVKAYLLPAGIFSTRPIYYLTTDIPENDYLSRTISYNLYDSNNLTHIAQEMVLGIAGYEVLKKCENIDVYHLNEAQAIPLAFRMMEDKGLDYVKNHLVFTTHTPIPAGNEIQDINILNNMGFFGSTDLKTAENFGGNPFNLTVAALKMSKKANAVSKLHQQTTEEMWNWVPKRCEITYVTNAQDVNSWQDVELKRCAEEGDLENLRKRKLHLKKQLYQVVADQCGRLFDEEKLTVVWARRFAEYKRPYFPLHDEEKLRELINSDKLQLIWAGKPHPADFNAQVTFNWIISKSREIKNTAVLTGYELHLSKLLKLGSDIWLNTPKRPNEASGTSGMTASMNGSIHMSTLDGWHVEWFNEYPDLSFTIGDGENLNEDYEADDMYKLIWKVIDMYDTDKWWKLVQDNILTSVDFFNADRMLKEYSKRVYNAVDKKYEIIDNDK; encoded by the coding sequence ATGAATAAAAAAGAGGAAACTTCAAAAATAGCATATTTTAGCATGGAATTTGCAATCGACCAGGCTTTAAAAACTTATGCCGGAGGTTTGGGATTTTTGGCTGGCTCGTTATTTAAAGCAGCTAATAGAGCAAATTATCCGATGGTTGGAGTATCAATTCTTTGGAGTTACGGCTACTACGACCAAATGCGAGATATTGAAGGTCGTATGGTTATTGGTAAAACACGTAAATTCCACGACTATTTGGTAGATATTGATGTAAAAGTACCCCTAGAAATTAATAGGTCTAAACTATGGGTAAAAGCCTATTTACTACCTGCAGGAATATTTAGCACTCGTCCAATTTATTATTTAACCACGGATATTCCAGAAAACGATTATCTTTCACGTACAATATCATACAACCTATATGATAGCAATAATCTTACACATATTGCTCAGGAAATGGTATTAGGTATAGCAGGATACGAAGTACTTAAAAAATGTGAAAATATAGACGTTTACCATTTAAATGAGGCTCAAGCTATTCCCTTGGCTTTTAGAATGATGGAAGATAAAGGATTGGACTATGTAAAAAATCACCTTGTATTTACCACCCATACCCCGATACCTGCAGGAAATGAAATACAAGATATTAACATATTAAACAATATGGGATTCTTTGGTAGTACGGATTTAAAAACAGCTGAGAACTTTGGTGGAAATCCTTTTAATCTGACAGTTGCTGCTTTAAAAATGTCTAAAAAAGCAAATGCAGTTTCAAAATTACATCAGCAAACCACCGAGGAAATGTGGAATTGGGTCCCTAAAAGATGTGAAATAACATATGTTACAAATGCTCAAGATGTTAATTCTTGGCAAGATGTGGAACTTAAACGGTGCGCTGAAGAAGGAGACCTTGAAAATCTACGTAAAAGAAAATTACACCTTAAAAAACAACTATATCAAGTAGTTGCTGACCAGTGCGGACGATTATTTGATGAGGAAAAACTTACCGTAGTTTGGGCAAGACGTTTTGCAGAATACAAAAGACCGTATTTCCCACTACATGATGAGGAAAAACTTAGAGAACTTATAAATTCTGATAAATTACAGCTTATATGGGCGGGAAAACCACACCCTGCAGATTTTAACGCACAAGTAACATTTAATTGGATAATTTCAAAGTCTCGTGAAATTAAAAACACTGCCGTTTTGACAGGTTACGAATTGCATCTTAGCAAGCTTTTAAAATTGGGTTCCGATATTTGGTTAAATACGCCCAAAAGACCAAATGAAGCTTCGGGTACTTCCGGAATGACTGCTTCAATGAATGGTTCTATACATATGAGTACACTTGACGGTTGGCATGTTGAATGGTTCAACGAATATCCCGACCTTAGCTTTACAATAGGCGATGGAGAAAACCTCAATGAAGATTATGAAGCCGATGATATGTATAAATTAATTTGGAAAGTAATAGATATGTACGATACCGATAAATGGTGGAAATTGGTTCAAGATAACATTTTAACTTCTGTGGATTTCTTTAACGCAGATAGAATGCTTAAAGAATACTCCAAAAGAGTTTATAACGCAGTCGATAAAAAATACGAAATTATAGATAATGACAAATAA
- a CDS encoding tetratricopeptide repeat protein, with amino-acid sequence MDFDDAVIIYNEKSGKKYSEYLKKSLEKGFQRVCTSYDISKLNEIEIKKEFINSCYVIALLTDDYKNTSDDYKTSAINAIGNGNNLKFNKLIRLCKKSIELEKHLMVYVLDDLNLEIFSDLENDENKIDKNKFVYNGFKDSYELTDSVNYAITGIKENMEISINKLCDSKFNLANLYVFLNFLEDASNEYESILELCPEYGNAKNNQDLIKKYELRKKYESKYCAEHVAIEDKENNENKGCNEEIILEANNIETKENNETDNLDDMVHSIKEKLKEEEVLHKFETLEGNLKFEIPPLSELKEDSLQEHQAQNINEKKDDLEIGLNKIELNKVKTEDEATEELESYKLSGSAVKKENWPKVKPEVKIEIHEQKIDMNEGIPEKEIIRTEKALDDESDIVINSYEDTEQTEEVTSKELWHKTKITPLHSLKPFESIESYNRMEESEDMKPSELGGSKKDLKDLKDLKDLKDTRIIDELKKSIDDENIHDKSMVEHYLEGLMEEIFPKKEDEESSVIEKQQPERIKYIEYDKKEQFNKKCYDEDISENSIVSKKNIKEKDHITSQNHLNDYDNYQYKNQYIKNDSDNEKEYQKLLTKANEYYSSGDYKNAEKNYRKAITMHSNVAEAHNNLGCLLDNLGNLEEAEHEYRQALEVDPQYMKAHNNLATILGHMGRYEEAEVQYNKALELNPDYWEARYNLSMMHASNNEYEQAISEIKKLSKYFRKNGEIKEALQLKKFVKSLKKMAHLESDEVKKESK; translated from the coding sequence ATGGATTTTGATGATGCAGTTATTATATATAATGAAAAAAGTGGAAAAAAATATTCAGAATATCTTAAAAAAAGTTTGGAAAAAGGATTCCAAAGAGTGTGCACATCATACGATATTTCAAAATTAAATGAAATTGAAATAAAAAAAGAATTTATTAATAGCTGTTATGTGATAGCTTTATTAACTGATGACTATAAAAATACGTCTGATGACTATAAAACTAGTGCTATCAACGCCATAGGTAATGGTAACAATTTAAAGTTTAATAAATTAATAAGACTGTGCAAAAAATCTATAGAATTAGAAAAACACCTTATGGTGTACGTATTAGATGATTTAAATCTTGAAATATTTTCAGATTTAGAAAATGATGAAAATAAGATTGATAAAAATAAATTTGTATATAATGGATTTAAAGACTCTTATGAACTAACCGATAGTGTAAATTATGCTATTACTGGAATTAAGGAAAATATGGAAATATCAATTAATAAATTATGTGATTCAAAATTCAATCTTGCAAATTTATATGTATTTTTAAATTTTTTGGAAGATGCGTCAAATGAATATGAATCAATTTTAGAATTGTGTCCCGAGTATGGTAATGCCAAAAATAACCAGGATTTGATTAAAAAATACGAATTACGTAAAAAATATGAAAGTAAATATTGCGCTGAACACGTTGCTATTGAAGATAAAGAAAATAACGAAAATAAGGGATGTAATGAAGAAATAATTTTAGAAGCAAATAATATTGAAACTAAGGAAAATAATGAAACAGATAATCTTGATGATATGGTTCATTCAATAAAAGAAAAATTAAAAGAAGAAGAAGTTTTACATAAATTTGAAACTTTGGAAGGCAATTTGAAATTTGAAATTCCTCCATTATCTGAGCTAAAAGAAGACTCACTTCAAGAACATCAAGCTCAAAACATAAATGAGAAAAAAGATGATTTAGAAATTGGATTAAATAAAATTGAATTAAATAAAGTTAAAACTGAAGATGAAGCAACTGAAGAATTAGAAAGTTATAAATTATCAGGTAGTGCAGTTAAAAAAGAAAATTGGCCTAAGGTAAAACCAGAAGTAAAAATTGAAATTCACGAACAAAAAATAGATATGAATGAAGGAATTCCTGAAAAAGAAATAATACGAACTGAAAAAGCTCTAGACGATGAAAGCGATATTGTAATAAACTCCTATGAAGATACAGAGCAAACTGAAGAAGTAACTTCAAAAGAATTATGGCATAAAACAAAAATAACCCCATTACACTCTTTAAAACCTTTTGAAAGTATAGAATCTTACAATCGTATGGAAGAATCCGAAGATATGAAACCTTCAGAACTCGGTGGAAGTAAGAAAGATTTAAAAGATTTAAAAGATTTAAAAGATTTAAAAGATACGAGGATAATTGACGAACTAAAGAAAAGTATCGATGACGAAAATATCCACGACAAATCCATGGTTGAACACTACCTTGAAGGGCTAATGGAAGAAATATTCCCTAAAAAAGAAGATGAAGAGTCATCTGTAATAGAAAAACAGCAACCTGAACGAATAAAATATATTGAGTATGATAAAAAAGAACAATTTAATAAAAAATGCTATGACGAGGATATTTCAGAAAATAGTATTGTTAGCAAAAAGAATATAAAGGAGAAGGACCACATAACAAGTCAAAATCATTTAAATGATTATGATAATTACCAATATAAAAATCAATATATAAAAAACGATTCAGATAACGAAAAAGAATATCAAAAGCTTTTAACAAAAGCAAATGAATATTACTCGTCTGGAGACTATAAAAACGCTGAAAAAAATTATAGGAAGGCAATAACGATGCACTCAAATGTTGCAGAAGCACATAATAATTTAGGTTGCCTTTTGGACAATTTAGGCAACCTTGAAGAAGCAGAACACGAATACAGACAGGCATTAGAGGTGGACCCTCAATATATGAAAGCACATAATAATTTAGCTACAATCTTAGGTCATATGGGTAGATACGAAGAAGCAGAAGTACAATACAATAAAGCTTTAGAATTAAACCCTGATTACTGGGAAGCAAGGTATAATTTAAGCATGATGCATGCTTCAAACAACGAATATGAACAAGCAATTAGCGAAATTAAAAAGCTTTCAAAATATTTTAGGAAAAACGGAGAAATTAAAGAAGCTTTACAATTGAAAAAATTTGTAAAATCTTTAAAAAAGATGGCACACCTTGAATCTGACGAAGTCAAAAAAGAAAGTAAATAA
- the moaA gene encoding GTP 3',8-cyclase MoaA, with protein MHDKYGRAIKSFRISVTPECNLKCFYCHREGHGCGKDTLMKPDELGKIVHSALDFGVKKIKISGGEPLLRTDIVEIVENIVHEQIIDISMTTNGILLEKYAEGLKKAGLDRVNVSLDTLDPEQYKEITGGNVDKVLKGIEKAIEVGLTPLKVNYLAMKCNLDQLPKIMDYCSKVGAILQVIEFIPMEEELKEQHVDVNKIEEEISKDAVDVVTRKFMQNRKKYVLKNGLEVEFVKPMDNTEFCGHCTRIRLTYDGQLKACLLRDDNLVDVLTPIRNGEKDIKKYFVECIDNREPFCK; from the coding sequence ATGCATGACAAGTATGGAAGAGCCATAAAATCTTTTAGAATATCAGTAACCCCAGAATGTAACTTAAAATGTTTCTACTGCCACAGAGAAGGTCATGGGTGTGGAAAGGATACTTTGATGAAACCCGATGAACTTGGAAAGATTGTTCACTCTGCTTTAGATTTCGGAGTTAAAAAAATAAAGATTTCTGGAGGCGAGCCACTTTTAAGAACCGATATCGTAGAAATAGTTGAAAATATTGTTCACGAACAAATAATTGATATTTCAATGACTACAAATGGTATATTGTTAGAAAAATATGCCGAAGGTCTAAAAAAAGCTGGTTTAGATAGAGTTAACGTAAGCCTTGATACTTTAGACCCAGAACAGTATAAGGAAATAACTGGCGGAAACGTAGATAAGGTTTTGAAAGGGATTGAAAAAGCCATCGAAGTAGGTTTGACGCCATTAAAAGTTAATTATCTTGCAATGAAATGTAATTTAGACCAATTACCAAAGATAATGGATTATTGTTCAAAAGTGGGTGCAATCCTACAAGTAATTGAATTTATTCCAATGGAAGAAGAATTAAAAGAACAACACGTAGATGTAAATAAAATTGAAGAAGAAATTTCAAAAGATGCTGTAGACGTTGTCACAAGGAAATTTATGCAAAATAGAAAGAAATATGTTCTTAAAAATGGTTTAGAAGTTGAATTTGTTAAACCTATGGACAATACCGAATTTTGCGGTCATTGTACAAGAATTAGATTAACTTATGACGGACAACTAAAAGCATGTCTTTTAAGAGACGATAACTTAGTAGATGTTTTAACTCCAATCAGAAACGGAGAAAAAGATATTAAAAAGTATTTTGTAGAATGTATTGATAACAGAGAACCATTCTGTAAATAA
- a CDS encoding redox-regulated ATPase YchF, translating to MAILGLVGKPNVGKSTTFNALTENTADIGNYPFTTINPNIGTSYVTKACACTDLKVTCNPNNSKCEDGIRYVPVEIIDVAGLVPEAHKGKGMGNKFLDDLRQADAFILVVDASGKTDLEGNPAENHNPIEDVKFLLNELDMWIYNILSKNWDKLSRKAQQERKPARIIAEQLSGLNISENQVLAAIRPLDESPIKWTDEDMIKLSTTLRKISKPMIISANKADHPDAEANIEKLKEEFKDFLVIPTSAEIELALNKVSKANLVTYDGKTVIINEEATKGLNEAQKNALLYMKNYADKYGGTGVQDLINRAYFELLDMIVVYPVEDENKYCDKKGNVLPDAHLVKKGTTAKELAYKIHTDIGDKFIYAVDAKKKIRIGADQELKDGDVIKIVSAA from the coding sequence ATGGCAATATTAGGACTGGTAGGAAAACCAAACGTTGGTAAATCCACAACATTCAACGCTTTAACCGAAAACACTGCAGACATTGGTAATTATCCATTTACAACAATAAACCCAAACATTGGTACATCATATGTTACAAAAGCGTGCGCTTGTACTGATTTAAAAGTAACTTGTAATCCAAACAACTCAAAATGTGAAGACGGGATAAGATACGTGCCTGTAGAAATAATAGACGTTGCAGGATTGGTTCCAGAAGCTCACAAAGGAAAAGGAATGGGTAACAAATTTTTAGACGATTTAAGGCAGGCTGACGCATTCATATTGGTTGTAGACGCAAGTGGAAAAACAGATTTAGAAGGAAACCCTGCCGAAAACCACAACCCTATCGAAGATGTTAAATTTTTGTTAAATGAGCTTGATATGTGGATTTATAATATATTGTCTAAAAACTGGGATAAATTATCAAGAAAAGCACAACAGGAAAGAAAACCTGCAAGAATAATTGCAGAACAGCTTAGCGGTTTAAACATCTCTGAAAATCAGGTTTTAGCTGCAATAAGACCGTTAGACGAAAGTCCTATAAAATGGACTGACGAAGATATGATAAAATTATCCACAACACTTAGAAAGATTTCAAAACCTATGATAATTTCTGCAAATAAGGCAGACCATCCCGATGCTGAAGCAAATATCGAAAAATTAAAAGAAGAATTTAAAGACTTCCTTGTAATACCAACATCTGCAGAGATAGAATTAGCACTTAACAAGGTATCAAAAGCTAATTTAGTTACCTATGATGGTAAAACAGTTATCATAAACGAAGAAGCAACAAAAGGCTTAAATGAAGCACAGAAAAACGCATTACTTTATATGAAAAATTACGCTGATAAATACGGCGGTACCGGAGTTCAAGATTTAATAAATAGGGCATATTTTGAACTTTTAGATATGATTGTAGTTTACCCTGTAGAGGATGAAAATAAATATTGTGATAAAAAAGGAAATGTACTTCCAGACGCACACTTAGTTAAGAAAGGAACAACTGCTAAAGAATTAGCGTACAAAATACATACTGATATCGGAGATAAATTTATTTATGCAGTTGACGCAAAGAAAAAAATTAGAATAGGTGCAGACCAAGAATTGAAAGACGGAGACGTTATAAAAATCGTTTCAGCAGCCTAA